From Apium graveolens cultivar Ventura chromosome 9, ASM990537v1, whole genome shotgun sequence, the proteins below share one genomic window:
- the LOC141685185 gene encoding uncharacterized protein LOC141685185: MDGVSNVDGVGAGIELISTEAHKIKRATHLAFHATNNDAEYEALINGLKLALEMKVENLNVFSDSMIVVYQINGGYQAKGLRTELYLKCAQRIIARFNEVRLELIPRGQNEGAEELAKLGSCREATLLGVVPLDIQRQPSVPEHEVGNLSDNLGPMRMTSILAYIKEGSLPDEKNEARRIRYKAARYVIYI, encoded by the coding sequence ATGGATGGAGTCTCTAATGTGGATGGTGTAGGAGCTGGAATTGAGTTAATCAGCACAGAGGCGCACAAGATCAAACGCGCGACCCATCTAGCCTTTCAtgcaaccaacaatgatgctgaaTATGAGGCCCTGATCAACGGTCTCAAGCTAGCTTTGGAAATGAAGGTGGAGAATTTGAATGTGTTTAGTGACTCCATGATTGTGGTATATCAGATAAACGGGGGGTATCAAGCTAAGGGGCTGAGAACGGAGCTTTACCTGAAGTGTGCGCAGAGGATAATCGCAAGGTTCAACGAGGTGAGGCTGGAACTAATCCCGCGCGGGCAGAATGAAGGCGCGGAAGAGCTAGCTAAACTCGGCTCGTGCCGCGAGGCCACTCTGCTAGGGGTCGTGCCCCTTGACATACAGAGGCAGCCTAGTGTGCCCGAGCATGAGGTGGGCAACCTCAGTGATAACCTCGGCCCCATGAGGATGACATCTATCCTAGCCTACATAAAAGAAGGTTCACTCCCGGATGAAAAGAATGAGGCAAGGAGGATAAGATACAAAGCAGCCCGCTATGTGATATATATATGA